A genomic stretch from Ooceraea biroi isolate clonal line C1 chromosome 3, Obir_v5.4, whole genome shotgun sequence includes:
- the LOC105277392 gene encoding RNA-binding protein Rsf1: protein MTPEGYTRVYVGGLNESIKKEDLQMEFEKYGKLNKVWVAFNPPGFAFIEFFNMNDAELACCNMNGMEIMGAKLRVEISRGRGRGGGRGGGAGGFRGGRGVGGREFGSRGGTTVGYRGSTYADYGGSYYAGRGGGSRGRGRYGEDYMFNRSGGYVTRDGYTQDVYGSGGDTGADYYTGKDTSTARYRSRSPAGRGSHRHLRECT from the exons ATGACGCCGGAAGGATATACGCGTGTTTACGTGGGTGGGTTGAACGAGAGCATCAAAAAGGAAGACCTGCAGATGGAGTTTGAGAAATACGGCAAGCTGAACAAGGTCTGGGTTGCCTTCAATCCGCCGGGTTTCGCATTCATCGAGTTCTTCAATATGAACGATGCCGAACTAGCGTGCTGCAACATGAACGGCATGGAGATTATGGGTGCAAAATTGAGAGTGGAGATTTCACGGGGTAGAGGTCGCGGCGGGGGCAGAGGTGGCGGTGCGGGTGGTTTCAGAGGTGGTCGCGGGGTTGGTGGTAGGGAATTCGGCAGCCGGGGCGGTACCACCGTGGGTTACAGGGGCAGTACTTACGCAGATTACGGAGGCAGCTATTATGCAGGCAGGGGTGGTGGAAGTAGGGGCAGAGGTCGTTACGGAGAAGACTATATGTTCAATCGCAGCGGCGGGTATGTTACGCGAGATGGATATACGCAGGATGTCTACGGTAGTGGTGGAGACACCGGCGCCGACTACTATACCGGGAAGGATACGAGCACAGCGAGGTATCGAAGCCGCTCTCCCGCTGGCCGTGGCAG TCATCGTCATCTACGTGAATGCACATAA
- the LOC105277390 gene encoding protein fuzzy homolog isoform X2, whose product MSAHVMCLTSSGGIPLFSRQKGDSDTMTFSKIASLNGVHMFLKSQDIALLNTDLPDTTVAWKEYEQCIILIAMASGVTKYVLDKFLDSTFGAMVLFTGIDEIRNTKNIERLKKDMRLCSPIIDRLMDCLDVGDRISTKTDIVNMTECIISSENHLLQTCLEGFMECLESMYGCVLVHGCVVAATEGWWSLDPLERKLLTIAITMDSICTTRDIPVFLPRKSPNVAFRLVSITLINHVEVLALCGPKPEPTEIERFAVQFWKSNMDALCASEQCYPRNLPASVSLDSETLGFLLANYKVEKFVLGRNSQCAKNRVTGSHRLDILRTFYHQAVETFALSVDGEDGNDERATASDWRFTGAKETYLCSEYHKCHAVKHGDHILCVLYTSVIPTHTMRLISQKILKMMFSDKQVHCLKVQLGQVVFVTNGNRSTWRVLYPRGPWR is encoded by the exons ATGTCGGCGCACGTTATGTGCTTGACATCTTCCGGCGGGATTCCTTTGTTCTCCCGTCAGAAGGGAGACAGTGATACA ATGACGTTTTCCAAAATAGCGTCGCTCAATGGCGTTCACATGTTTCTCAAATCACAGGACATCGCCTTGCTCAATACTGATCTGCCGGATACAACAGTGGCATGGAAAGAATACGAACAATGTATCATCCTGATAGCGATGGCAAGCGGAGTGACAAAGTACGTGTTGGACAAGTTCCTGGACAGCACTTTCGGTGCGATGGTCCTGTTCACGGGCATCGATGAGATAAGGAATACCAAGAATATAGAGAGGCTCAAGAAGGACATGCGTCTCTGCAGCCCTATCATCGACAGATTAATGGACTGCTTGGACGTAGGGGACAGGATCTCCACGAAAACCGACATAGTCAACATGACGGAGTGCATCATATCTTCCGAGAACCATCTGCTTCAG ACTTGTTTGGAGGGATTTATGGAATGTCTGGAATCAATGTACGGATGCGTCCTGGTGCACGGCTGCGTGGTGGCTGCCACGGAAGGCTGGTGGTCGCTGGACCCTCTGGAAAGGAAACTGTTGACAATAGCGATCACCATGGACAGTATTTGCACTACGCGCGACATCCCCGTGTTCCTGCCTCGTAAAAGTCCGAAC GTCGCTTTCagattggtgtcgataactcTGATCAACCACGTTGAAGTGCTGGCATTATGTGGACCAAAACCGGAGCCGACTGAAATCGAGAGGTTCGCCGTGCAATTCTGGAAGAGCAACATGGACGCGCTGTGCGCTTCCGAGCAGTGTTATCCGCGAAACCTGCCCGCATCAGTGTCCTTGGACAGCGAGACACTCGG ATTTCTGCTGGCAAATTACAAGGTAGAAAAATTCGTGCTCGGCAGGAACTCGCAGTGCGCGAAGAACCGCGTGACAGGATCGCACAGATTGGACATCCTGCGTACGTTCTATCATCAGGCCGTCGAGACGTTCGCGCTGTCGGTCGATGGCGAGGACGGCAACGACGAGAGAGCGACTGCGAGCGACTGGAGGTTTACTGGGGCAAAGGAGACGTATTTGTGCTCCGAGTATCACAAGTGCCACGCCGTGAAGCATGGCGATCACATACTCTGCGTCTTGTACACGTCCGTGATACCTACTCACACCATGAGACTAATTAGCCAGAAGATACTAAAAATGATGTTCAGCGACAAACAAGTGCATTG CCTGAAGGTGCAGCTAGGACAAGTGGTTTTTGTCACAAACGGCAATCGCAGCACGTGGCGCGTGCTGTATCCACGCGGTCCTTGGCGATAG
- the LOC105277390 gene encoding protein fuzzy homolog isoform X1, giving the protein MSAHVMCLTSSGGIPLFSRQKGDSDTMTFSKIASLNGVHMFLKSQDIALLNTDLPDTTVAWKEYEQCIILIAMASGVTKYVLDKFLDSTFGAMVLFTGIDEIRNTKNIERLKKDMRLCSPIIDRLMDCLDVGDRISTKTDIVNMTECIISSENHLLQTCLEGFMECLESMYGCVLVHGCVVAATEGWWSLDPLERKLLTIAITMDSICTTRDIPVFLPRKSPNVAFRLVSITLINHVEVLALCGPKPEPTEIERFAVQFWKSNMDALCASEQCYPRNLPASVSLDSETLGFYGSFRFLLANYKVEKFVLGRNSQCAKNRVTGSHRLDILRTFYHQAVETFALSVDGEDGNDERATASDWRFTGAKETYLCSEYHKCHAVKHGDHILCVLYTSVIPTHTMRLISQKILKMMFSDKQVHCLKVQLGQVVFVTNGNRSTWRVLYPRGPWR; this is encoded by the exons ATGTCGGCGCACGTTATGTGCTTGACATCTTCCGGCGGGATTCCTTTGTTCTCCCGTCAGAAGGGAGACAGTGATACA ATGACGTTTTCCAAAATAGCGTCGCTCAATGGCGTTCACATGTTTCTCAAATCACAGGACATCGCCTTGCTCAATACTGATCTGCCGGATACAACAGTGGCATGGAAAGAATACGAACAATGTATCATCCTGATAGCGATGGCAAGCGGAGTGACAAAGTACGTGTTGGACAAGTTCCTGGACAGCACTTTCGGTGCGATGGTCCTGTTCACGGGCATCGATGAGATAAGGAATACCAAGAATATAGAGAGGCTCAAGAAGGACATGCGTCTCTGCAGCCCTATCATCGACAGATTAATGGACTGCTTGGACGTAGGGGACAGGATCTCCACGAAAACCGACATAGTCAACATGACGGAGTGCATCATATCTTCCGAGAACCATCTGCTTCAG ACTTGTTTGGAGGGATTTATGGAATGTCTGGAATCAATGTACGGATGCGTCCTGGTGCACGGCTGCGTGGTGGCTGCCACGGAAGGCTGGTGGTCGCTGGACCCTCTGGAAAGGAAACTGTTGACAATAGCGATCACCATGGACAGTATTTGCACTACGCGCGACATCCCCGTGTTCCTGCCTCGTAAAAGTCCGAAC GTCGCTTTCagattggtgtcgataactcTGATCAACCACGTTGAAGTGCTGGCATTATGTGGACCAAAACCGGAGCCGACTGAAATCGAGAGGTTCGCCGTGCAATTCTGGAAGAGCAACATGGACGCGCTGTGCGCTTCCGAGCAGTGTTATCCGCGAAACCTGCCCGCATCAGTGTCCTTGGACAGCGAGACACTCGG CTTTTATGGATCTTTCAGATTTCTGCTGGCAAATTACAAGGTAGAAAAATTCGTGCTCGGCAGGAACTCGCAGTGCGCGAAGAACCGCGTGACAGGATCGCACAGATTGGACATCCTGCGTACGTTCTATCATCAGGCCGTCGAGACGTTCGCGCTGTCGGTCGATGGCGAGGACGGCAACGACGAGAGAGCGACTGCGAGCGACTGGAGGTTTACTGGGGCAAAGGAGACGTATTTGTGCTCCGAGTATCACAAGTGCCACGCCGTGAAGCATGGCGATCACATACTCTGCGTCTTGTACACGTCCGTGATACCTACTCACACCATGAGACTAATTAGCCAGAAGATACTAAAAATGATGTTCAGCGACAAACAAGTGCATTG CCTGAAGGTGCAGCTAGGACAAGTGGTTTTTGTCACAAACGGCAATCGCAGCACGTGGCGCGTGCTGTATCCACGCGGTCCTTGGCGATAG